A single region of the Bacillota bacterium genome encodes:
- the recG gene encoding ATP-dependent DNA helicase RecG — MELALNDSIRFIKGVGETRLKLWEKAGVLTVNDLITYYPRSYEDHTVVKNLSDIVPYESCSVIASVVTPPVVNRIRKGMELLKFRIGDGTGYCDVTFFNQIYLKNSFEKGKTYLFYGRFEGDILRHSLTNPFFDSIASAGIDGSIVPIYPLTKGLSEKIITKTIDEAVKLCIDKVQDPIPNDLRIKLELSDLKSSIKSIHKPESFAELELAKKRLIFDEFLTLQLGLFMIKNRKTAENNFVCNKSADEFVASLPYSLTQAQRKSIDECLNDIKSNTSLNRLIQGDVGSGKTVVAAAVAYAIATSGGQCVFMAPTSILAVQHAETLKKMMADTGLSVSLIIGSMSKANRSEALSKIASGEINIIVGTHALLEQDVIFKKLALIVCDEQHRFGVAQRARLTLKGDNPHLLAMSATPIPRTLALMIYGDLDISVINELPPGRKPVITHLVNSKKRDTIDKFIAQKLSQGLQGYIVCPLVDDNESADGLNNVKDYTKNLKMTFPTASIEFMHGRMKAVEKEQIMQSFLKGEIQILVSTTVIEVGVDAPNAVFIIIENAERFGLSQLHQLRGRVGRGNNKSYCIMVTDSNNPDTLERLKVIASTNDGFLIAQKDLELRGPGDFFGKNQHGLPNLKIADIASDTRILKLAQDTAKSIISEDPELRKSDYALFKNNMIKLFEMQKGNFLN; from the coding sequence ATGGAACTGGCTTTAAATGACAGTATCCGATTTATTAAGGGAGTCGGCGAGACTCGGTTAAAGTTATGGGAAAAAGCCGGGGTCCTCACTGTAAATGATTTAATAACTTATTACCCTCGAAGTTATGAGGATCATACTGTAGTCAAAAATCTTTCCGATATTGTACCTTATGAAAGCTGCTCTGTCATAGCGTCAGTTGTTACTCCTCCCGTTGTAAACCGTATTCGAAAAGGGATGGAATTATTAAAATTCAGGATCGGCGATGGAACAGGATATTGTGACGTAACATTTTTCAACCAAATTTATTTGAAAAATAGTTTTGAAAAAGGAAAAACATATCTATTTTATGGACGGTTTGAGGGAGATATTTTACGTCATTCATTAACCAATCCTTTTTTTGATTCAATTGCAAGTGCAGGTATTGACGGAAGCATTGTACCTATTTACCCGCTCACAAAAGGACTTTCAGAAAAAATCATTACAAAGACTATTGATGAAGCTGTTAAACTTTGCATTGATAAAGTTCAAGATCCAATACCGAATGATTTGAGAATAAAACTTGAATTATCGGATTTAAAGTCTTCTATAAAATCGATTCATAAACCGGAAAGCTTTGCAGAACTTGAGCTTGCTAAAAAAAGATTGATTTTTGACGAATTTTTAACACTTCAACTTGGACTTTTCATGATAAAAAATCGGAAAACTGCAGAAAATAATTTTGTTTGCAATAAATCAGCAGATGAATTTGTGGCTTCACTTCCCTACTCTCTGACGCAAGCGCAAAGAAAATCAATAGACGAGTGTTTAAACGATATAAAAAGCAATACTTCTTTGAACCGGTTGATTCAAGGTGATGTAGGAAGCGGTAAAACAGTAGTTGCGGCTGCCGTAGCTTATGCAATTGCAACATCAGGCGGGCAGTGCGTTTTTATGGCGCCAACATCAATTTTGGCAGTTCAGCATGCCGAAACTTTGAAAAAGATGATGGCTGACACGGGATTATCAGTTTCGCTCATTATAGGTTCAATGTCAAAGGCAAATAGAAGTGAAGCACTTTCAAAAATTGCATCCGGAGAAATTAATATAATAGTTGGAACACATGCGCTTCTCGAGCAAGATGTTATATTTAAAAAACTTGCCCTTATAGTATGCGATGAGCAGCACCGATTCGGGGTGGCGCAGCGTGCCCGTTTGACTCTTAAAGGTGATAATCCGCATTTACTTGCAATGAGTGCGACACCTATACCACGAACACTAGCTTTAATGATTTACGGAGACTTGGATATTTCGGTCATAAACGAACTTCCGCCTGGACGTAAACCTGTAATTACACATTTAGTGAACAGTAAAAAACGAGATACTATTGATAAATTTATTGCACAAAAATTATCACAGGGTTTACAAGGCTATATTGTGTGCCCCCTTGTGGATGATAATGAAAGTGCAGATGGGCTTAACAATGTAAAAGATTATACAAAAAACTTAAAAATGACTTTCCCTACTGCTTCCATTGAATTTATGCATGGCAGGATGAAAGCAGTGGAAAAAGAACAGATCATGCAGTCTTTTTTAAAGGGAGAAATTCAAATATTAGTTTCTACAACGGTAATCGAGGTAGGAGTCGATGCTCCAAACGCCGTTTTTATTATTATAGAGAATGCAGAACGTTTTGGACTTTCACAGCTTCATCAACTACGCGGGCGAGTTGGCAGGGGCAATAACAAATCATACTGCATAATGGTCACAGACAGCAATAATCCTGATACATTAGAAAGACTTAAGGTTATTGCTTCCACTAACGACGGTTTTTTGATTGCGCAAAAAGATTTGGAATTACGCGGGCCTGGCGATTTTTTCGGCAAAAATCAACATGGTCTTCCCAACTTGAAAATTGCTGATATTGCATCTGATACAAGGATTTTAAAACTTGCTCAGGATACAGCAAAATCAATTATTTCTGAAGATCCGGAATTACGTAAATCAGACTATGCATTATTTAAAAATAATATGATTAAATTGTTTGAGATGCAAAAAGGTAATTTTTTAAACTAA
- a CDS encoding alpha/beta-type small acid-soluble spore protein, translating to MANNNSNDTLVPQAREALNRLKMETANEVGVTLKQGYNGDITAKNAGHIGGQMVKKMISMAENSLK from the coding sequence ATGGCAAATAACAATAGTAACGACACATTAGTACCTCAGGCTCGTGAAGCGTTGAATCGTTTAAAGATGGAGACAGCAAATGAAGTTGGAGTAACTCTGAAGCAGGGTTACAACGGCGACATTACAGCTAAAAACGCTGGGCATATCGGTGGCCAGATGGTTAAGAAAATGATTTCTATGGCTGAAAACAGCTTAAAGTAA
- a CDS encoding polysaccharide deacetylase family protein has protein sequence MKKLKLISIFCVVFALSVLVCLTCLYFYYNSLSKPASIQQDIAVNRNPVFKENVISSTQQGSTYQIFCPITGNEQVDSILNSYVKDTLNGFLTKVEKLKDKNLLKKLFGTNEKNRLICDYDVLRHDDEIISIRFNLTFSMLNSTPEKVHKEFVFNAKTGDPLPISYFFPSTSDYLNAISQASAKELKIKHPELTDDKIVSLTKPVKESFSDYLVNDSAFLIYFENFQDPISIPFKSLSCETIYTLLPPKPIKTVKLPPKPIALTFDDGPNPATTKRLLDGLSKRGVKVTFFVLGNRVEQNQKLIKRMYDEGHLIGNHGYDHSDYTRLSAEDQNYEFYHTNELIQGITGESVLFMRPSYGKCSEKLMENIRMCAVLWDVDPEDWKYKDAKKVANHIVTHAHKGDIIILHDIYKTSVDAALIAIDELEARGYSFVRVDDLLTTDAGYPQPGTIHYSEKN, from the coding sequence ATGAAAAAACTTAAGTTAATTTCAATCTTCTGTGTTGTATTTGCATTATCAGTACTTGTGTGCTTAACTTGTTTATATTTTTATTATAATAGTTTAAGCAAACCCGCAAGTATTCAACAAGATATTGCAGTAAATAGAAATCCTGTATTTAAGGAGAATGTGATATCTTCAACCCAGCAAGGATCTACCTATCAGATTTTTTGCCCAATAACAGGAAATGAACAAGTTGATAGTATTTTAAATAGTTACGTAAAAGATACTTTAAATGGTTTTCTAACTAAAGTTGAAAAATTAAAAGATAAAAACTTATTAAAAAAGCTTTTTGGCACTAACGAAAAGAATAGGTTAATTTGTGATTATGATGTTTTGAGGCATGATGATGAAATTATTTCTATACGATTTAATTTAACATTTTCAATGCTGAATAGTACCCCTGAAAAAGTACATAAAGAATTTGTTTTTAATGCTAAGACTGGTGATCCCCTTCCTATATCTTATTTTTTCCCATCCACATCAGATTATCTTAATGCTATATCACAGGCATCGGCTAAAGAACTAAAAATAAAGCATCCTGAACTAACGGATGATAAAATAGTAAGTTTAACAAAGCCTGTTAAAGAATCTTTTTCCGACTATTTAGTAAATGATTCAGCTTTTTTAATTTATTTTGAAAATTTTCAGGACCCTATTAGTATTCCATTCAAGTCCCTGTCATGCGAAACGATTTATACTCTTTTGCCACCAAAGCCTATTAAGACAGTAAAACTGCCTCCAAAACCTATCGCGCTCACTTTTGATGACGGGCCGAATCCTGCCACAACAAAGCGTTTGCTTGACGGATTAAGTAAACGTGGTGTTAAAGTTACTTTTTTTGTTTTGGGAAATCGTGTAGAGCAGAATCAAAAACTTATTAAGCGCATGTATGATGAAGGACATTTAATTGGCAACCATGGATATGATCATTCAGATTATACTAGACTTTCTGCTGAGGATCAGAATTATGAATTTTACCATACAAATGAGCTCATACAAGGGATAACAGGAGAATCTGTTTTGTTTATGCGGCCTTCTTATGGGAAATGCAGCGAAAAGTTAATGGAAAATATTAGGATGTGCGCGGTTTTATGGGATGTTGACCCAGAAGACTGGAAATATAAAGATGCTAAGAAAGTAGCTAACCATATCGTAACCCATGCACATAAAGGCGATATAATCATATTACATGATATCTACAAGACATCTGTAGACGCTGCATTAATAGCAATTGATGAACTTGAAGCAAGGGGATATTCTTTTGTAAGGGTTGATGATTTGCTTACTACCGACGCCGGATATCCTCAGCCTGGAACAATTCATTACAGTGAGAAAAACTAA
- a CDS encoding hemolysin III family protein: MTKTKVKRPYTFGEEIAHGTTHGPMALISLGMLPYAAIRAYLHGGALAAVGVSVFVISLFLMFLSSTLYHVMSPDSRHKQVFQIFDHIFIYFAIAGSYTPIALSVIGGWQGIVITAIQWVMVLFGILYNSLAKKRIPKLSLTIYLVMGWTIVLFFPLFWSHANTVLISLIFAGGVMYSAGAYFYSKHQKKYFHMIWHLFVNLGAVCHFIGITFFLQ, from the coding sequence ATGACAAAAACTAAAGTTAAAAGGCCCTACACTTTTGGAGAAGAAATAGCCCATGGAACCACGCATGGACCCATGGCGCTTATTTCTCTTGGAATGCTTCCATATGCCGCAATCAGAGCATATTTACATGGGGGAGCGCTTGCTGCGGTTGGAGTATCAGTCTTTGTAATTTCCCTGTTCTTGATGTTTTTATCATCAACTCTTTATCATGTCATGTCGCCTGATTCCCGGCATAAACAGGTATTCCAAATATTCGACCATATTTTTATTTATTTTGCTATTGCAGGAAGCTATACGCCTATTGCTCTTTCCGTTATAGGCGGTTGGCAGGGCATCGTTATAACAGCTATACAATGGGTTATGGTGCTTTTTGGGATTTTATATAATTCGCTTGCTAAAAAACGCATCCCTAAACTTAGCCTTACAATTTATCTTGTAATGGGTTGGACTATCGTATTATTCTTCCCTCTTTTTTGGAGCCATGCAAATACAGTTTTGATCTCGCTTATTTTTGCTGGTGGGGTAATGTATTCTGCTGGAGCTTATTTTTACAGCAAGCATCAAAAAAAATACTTTCATATGATTTGGCATCTGTTTGTTAATCTCGGCGCCGTATGTCATTTTATTGGTATTACGTTTTTTCTTCAATAG
- a CDS encoding M23 family metallopeptidase — protein MNKKLVIFIVILFAAILTAAAIFLSGNKKTAQSEQPAQSAQPSSGETKDQAEETLSNLTISDNIAYPGDFVSFSFTGSKDAVASITINGEEQKIPTYNYNNKMIGVFVLPLDAEPTTTIRVSVSADKQNPLSAELEVGKKDFENIDIPPVNIISLAGKDKTTIDGIVKSTADVPLSAGLFAIPASGKQLVTFGQQLISGGKEAGRVQSMLLQTESGEGVTAANAGKVVFAGKLPGEGNTVIIDHGVGIFTIYGLLNNISVKAGDKVSKYDQLGTAGKEPLQYAAVINGVYSDPMLLNVKALF, from the coding sequence ATGAATAAAAAATTAGTCATTTTTATAGTAATTTTATTTGCTGCTATTTTAACTGCTGCTGCTATATTTTTATCAGGAAATAAAAAGACAGCACAATCAGAACAGCCTGCACAATCCGCACAGCCTAGTTCTGGAGAAACAAAAGATCAGGCGGAAGAAACGCTTTCGAATCTTACCATTTCCGATAACATAGCATATCCAGGTGACTTTGTTTCATTTTCCTTTACAGGGTCAAAAGATGCGGTAGCAAGTATTACTATTAACGGGGAAGAACAGAAGATACCGACTTATAATTATAATAATAAAATGATAGGAGTATTTGTTCTGCCCCTCGATGCTGAACCAACGACCACAATAAGAGTTTCAGTATCAGCGGATAAGCAAAATCCGCTTAGTGCTGAACTTGAGGTTGGGAAAAAAGACTTTGAAAACATCGATATCCCTCCGGTTAATATAATTAGTTTAGCGGGTAAGGATAAGACCACAATAGACGGCATTGTTAAATCAACTGCGGATGTGCCGCTGAGCGCCGGTTTGTTTGCAATACCAGCAAGCGGCAAACAGCTGGTTACATTCGGGCAGCAATTAATTAGCGGTGGAAAAGAAGCAGGTCGGGTTCAAAGTATGCTCCTACAGACCGAAAGCGGCGAAGGCGTTACCGCTGCAAATGCCGGAAAGGTTGTTTTTGCAGGAAAACTGCCGGGTGAAGGCAATACAGTCATAATAGATCACGGTGTTGGTATATTTACAATATACGGGCTTTTAAATAACATATCCGTTAAGGCGGGCGACAAGGTCTCAAAATATGATCAGTTAGGCACAGCAGGAAAAGAGCCTCTTCAATATGCGGCAGTCATTAACGGAGTTTATTCTGATCCGATGTTGCTTAACGTTAAGGCTTTATTTTAA
- the rlmD gene encoding 23S rRNA (uracil(1939)-C(5))-methyltransferase RlmD: MTINKNQIVELEITGMSHDGTGIGRFNGLAVFVPLSAIGDVIKVKILKVEKNRAFGKIESLISPSKDRIDSICPVFNKCGGCVYHHISYEAELKLKWQRVKDSINRIGGIGIIPDDIIPAENTESYRNKAEYPVSADKNGNIITGFYAPHTHSIISFDRCYIQNPIADSVRKIVQGFMDTYKISAYDEKTGNGLVRHIFVRTGTVSGEVMVMLVINGRALPYSDKLISLLCKEVDGIVSICINVNKKSTNVILGEKFITLYGKDAISDVLCGLKFNISAPAFYQVNHDQCEKLYSKALDFAGVSKNDICVDLFCGIGTITLLLAKYAKYVYGIEIVPEAIEDAKNNARLNNINNVEFICESAENAAFKLKEKGVMPDVLTVDPPRKGLTPPLIDTIVDMKPHRIVYVSCDPATLARDLAVFSEKGYKTVSVAPVDMFPRTSHVETVVLMSRVKE; the protein is encoded by the coding sequence ATGACTATTAATAAAAATCAGATTGTAGAACTTGAAATTACCGGCATGAGCCATGACGGCACAGGAATAGGACGGTTTAACGGACTAGCTGTGTTTGTTCCTTTGTCAGCTATTGGGGATGTAATTAAAGTAAAAATATTAAAGGTGGAAAAAAACAGAGCGTTCGGAAAGATTGAATCTTTAATAAGCCCTTCTAAAGATAGAATCGATAGTATATGCCCTGTGTTTAACAAGTGCGGAGGCTGTGTTTATCATCATATTTCATATGAAGCGGAACTTAAGCTTAAATGGCAGAGAGTCAAAGATTCAATCAATAGAATCGGTGGAATTGGAATTATACCAGATGATATTATTCCGGCGGAAAATACGGAAAGTTATAGAAACAAGGCTGAATATCCAGTTTCAGCTGATAAAAACGGTAATATTATAACAGGTTTTTATGCCCCTCACACTCATTCTATAATATCATTCGACCGTTGCTATATTCAAAATCCAATTGCAGATAGTGTACGCAAAATTGTTCAGGGTTTTATGGATACTTATAAAATCAGCGCATATGACGAAAAGACCGGAAATGGTCTTGTGCGTCATATTTTTGTGCGTACCGGGACAGTTAGCGGTGAAGTTATGGTTATGCTCGTCATCAACGGAAGGGCTCTTCCCTACTCCGATAAGCTTATCTCTCTGCTTTGCAAGGAAGTTGATGGGATAGTTAGCATCTGTATTAATGTTAATAAAAAAAGCACTAATGTAATTTTAGGTGAAAAATTTATAACACTCTACGGAAAAGATGCAATTAGCGACGTACTCTGTGGATTGAAATTTAATATATCAGCGCCGGCGTTTTATCAGGTTAATCATGATCAATGTGAAAAATTATATAGTAAAGCGCTGGATTTTGCCGGTGTTAGTAAAAATGATATATGTGTTGACCTCTTTTGCGGGATTGGGACGATTACGCTTCTTCTTGCAAAGTATGCAAAATACGTTTATGGAATTGAAATCGTACCGGAAGCTATTGAAGATGCAAAGAATAATGCGCGCTTAAATAATATAAACAATGTTGAATTTATTTGTGAGAGCGCAGAAAATGCGGCATTTAAACTCAAAGAAAAAGGTGTCATGCCGGATGTCCTTACTGTAGATCCGCCCCGCAAAGGGCTTACCCCTCCCCTGATCGATACGATTGTGGATATGAAACCGCACAGGATTGTTTATGTATCGTGCGATCCTGCTACATTAGCGCGCGATCTTGCGGTTTTCTCTGAAAAAGGATACAAAACAGTGTCTGTTGCTCCTGTGGATATGTTTCCGAGAACAAGCCACGTTGAGACGGTAGTGTTGATGTCAAGGGTAAAAGAGTGA